Within Telopea speciosissima isolate NSW1024214 ecotype Mountain lineage chromosome 8, Tspe_v1, whole genome shotgun sequence, the genomic segment ATATTTGTAGAACGCTCTCTTTTGCACATGTGTTGAGAGTGAtaatctcttgtttttttttttggtagaagttgAGAGTGATAATCTCATGATCATTAATATCCTCAGAGgttgtcattcctccatctcaTGGAGAATTGTGCATATCATCCGGGACTGCTGGCAATTGTCTAGGGATTTTTCTataatctcttttctttataCTCACAGGGAAGGGAACTTCGTTGCTAATGCCTTAGCAGGTTTTGGGGCATCCTCCCAAACATCTCTTTCATGGGAGGACTGCTTCCCCTCTTTCATTTCTAATTGGTTGTACTTTGAGtcttgtaatatttttttccctAGGGGGTTTTTGTTAATACAGCTTATTTGCTTGGTACCTAAAAAACGAAAGGCAAGGAAATTGCTATTACGtgtaaacaaaaaatatttgaataataattaaaaaaaaacaattaataaataGAAAGTGTAACAATTTCTTTTCAAGAACGTAATTAGCGATTGTTAGGGGGATGAGCATATGATTGTGAACGTCCAACAGGTCTAAATGTACCTTTGGCAAAATTTAAAACTCGAAATTGGGTATAGGCCTATAGGGTTGATTTtccattgattttgattcaattttgaGTTGAATCACTAGAATTAGTTGGTATTCCATTAGAATTAGCCAACTCACCTTGACTTTGAGTCACGAAAGAAGGCTGGTTAGCAGTAAGGACTTGGTTGGTTCTTTagttatttataattaaatcgACAAAAGTTGTTCTGGAATTGAGATAGATTAGGAGTTCAAGGATTAGACTTGCAACCCATCCAGAACTTGATCTACAACAGAATCCCAAACATCCATAGGCACAACACTTAAGGAAAGGATCATGATCGGTAGAAGGCGCTTGTAGAGCCCTCTACCTGTTTCCATTAGGACTTTATTCCGCTACTCAAGAGAAGTGGATTGCCATTACGCCTTGTCTCAGaatgtattattattattatttttttttgtctaattTCAAACTCAGAAGTGTATAATCGAGTTTAATCAAAATCAACCCCGATCCATTTCTGAGTCAAATCGGATCAATGCAAATTTATGAATAATGTCTTCCTAATtcacttatctcttccatatGAGTAGGGTAATATTTGAGGTCAAAATCAATAGAGATTCCAAATTTCCAACCTCCCCTAGATATTTTCTCACCAAACTTCAAAATATTTGATGGCCAATTGGCCATATATACATGTTTGATGAATTCCAACTTCAAAATGGGTTACATCCTTGCATCAGAGTTGCCTTCACAGTACAAGTGAGATCTCATCTATGTCTTGGTTGCCACTTTCATCAAATTCCCAATACCAACTTATAGTGCCAAAGAACTATTGAATATTtctccattaattaattaagaaaggtaaattttcttttcaatatagattacttttttgtttttggcgTGTGTCTTCTATCCGGCAATAGGGAAAGATCCAATATAGTTTGATGTTAATTTTTAAAGCTGGAAAGATATTAATGAAAGAGATTTGAATCCATGGTTTAAAAAGGGAAACAATTTGATTATCCACTTTTGAGTTTGCACTTACATAACAAGACAATCATTctttggattttcaaaattaCTCAAAACAGTGGTTGTGTAGACCATCTATCTTTATGGACCTTTATACCCTTGAGTTCCTCCCGTCCATGCTTCAACGACCGTCATCCCTACTTCCCCGCGACCAGCAGCCATTATCGACCGATTCACAAATCCAATTTCCAATTCTTTAAACCGTGCTTGAATCAGGATTGAGGACAAGCAATTATGTTGATCAGCCGCATAATGCACCTTGCCCTATCAAATAACCTCAAAATCAAGGTCGTTGAGCTATTGCTAAAAGCTAATTGCAAAATGGGCTGGCCATAATTTTTCAAGCTAAGAATTATATTGGATCAGGATTGTCTCTAGGGAGTCTAGTGCCTAAGGTGTTATTAGGGGGAATTCAACGGTTGAACTGTGCCgtacacatctcggtgcatgtctagggatgtgtgcagtaTAACCTAACggttggcagcaccctgggtaTGCTAAgttccctggagacgagctaaattcataCTGTTGTATCCTGTTCGCCCAAGGACTCTGAACTGTGAGAGTTCAAACAGAAAACAAGTGGAAGTTGCAGTGATTTATATTGGATAATGTACAGTTATTGTTTGTCATGGGAGTGGCAGCCCACTCCCTCTAGTACTTCCAATCTTCGTTGTGTGTAAGAATTTAGATTTTACCTAAAATTATAGAGTTCAATTTCTTTTAAGTTGTAGGAATTAGTTGCTTCAATGAGAAAAAGAGGTATTAGTAAATGACAAAGTAGTCTAAGTTGCTAGATGGACAAAATATTCAAATATAATCTCTGcaatccttctttttttttatggtaataATCTCTGCAATCCTCTTCAATGACAAAAAGAGATCTATAAGCAAAATTTCTCacattttgttgtgtgcttttctttatttataattcctATGTATCTGAACAATTTTGTATTTCTATttgtaagagaaaaaaaaaaaataaagtaaagggATAAAGAATGCTAACCTGTCTTATGCAAGGTGTGGACATTGCGCCTACACATAGCTAGATGTGGAATGACTACCCAACCCCGTGGAAAGGCGGAAATTCAAGGCACCATGACGAGGATTGGACAGTCATTTCATGTTCAGCTGTGTTTAGGTGCATTGTCTAGGCCTTGCACATGACCGGGCAACAATGTTCTTTTATCCCTAAAgtaaattaaatgaaaatttacTCATCATGAATCTATGGACAATTTCAAGGTTTGAACCTTCACATTTTTGGATGGTGAAGCAGATTCATTACCATAATCACTTTCTTTCTTGGCAACCTTCACCAACATTCCCAGAACTTCCTTCATATTTGGTCTAGCCCGTGGGGCCTCTGCGGTGCACCGCAAGCCGACCCGTAGCAACTCACACATCTCCTCTGCCCCCTCAGCAAGCCCAGAGCCCAGAAGTACAACCGGAACcacagcccagcccagcccatgCCTATGCCTTCCATCCCCAATAACCCTTCTGGCCCATTCCACTAAACACTCCTCCCCTCCATCAAGTGCTCTCCTCCCTGTTGCCAACTCCATTGCCAACACACCAAAGCTATACACGTCACCCTTCGTTGTCGCATGCCACGTATGCCCATACTCTGGTGCCACATACCCAACCGTCCCTGCAACCATCGTGCTGACGTGGCTCTCTCCGGCATCCACTACCCTAGCCAGCCCAAAATCTGTCACACGTGCCCTCCCTCCCTTGTCCAGCAACACATTACTAGCCTTCACATCCCTGTGCACGATAGCAGGGAAGCACTCGTGGTGTAGGTAAACCAACGCCCGTGCCACGTCGGTAGCTACCTCCAATCGCATTTGCCAAGTCAGCTTCGTCCGATCTGGCAGAAGGACTTCCAAGCTCCCACCTTCCATGTACTCATACACTAGAAGCTTCTCCTTCCCATGAAGACACCAACCGTAAAGCGTTACGAGATTCGGGTGCGGCCACCCGATGCCGCTGCAACTCAAAACCTCCATTTCGGCCTTGAACTCTTTCTCCCCTTCGAAGCCTTCTCTCTGAAGCTTCTTCACAGCTACGTCTCTTCCGTCGGGTAATACGCCACGGTAAACAGTGCCGAATCCTCCGGTGCCGATAATTGTTTCGGCCGAGAAGTTTCCGGTGGCCGTCTTGACATCGGCGTAAGTGAATGCCGTTTTGTCCAAGTGGATGACCTTGACGTAATCTGTTATTTCCGATGATAATCCACCGGAGCTAATCACCATGTGGCATTCCTTTGAGTCCTCTGACAGAGACGCCAAGGGTGGGTCTGCTGGAGTCTTGAAGACGATACAGAAGATGATAGACATAACTCCACCTACGAGGAAACTGGAGGTGAGAACTAAGAACACCAGAAAAGCTATCATCCTTGTTTTCTTTCGATTTTCTTTGGGTTTCCTGATTGACGGTGGTGGGGAATTTCTATTGCTGTGGTTCATGAAATTCGGAAGATTTAACAGAGGATCTCCGAGGAATGAATCTTCCTCGAACGTGGCCAATTGTCCAGTCGATGGAACTACACCGGTTATGAGTGGATTGTAGGAGACATTAAATTTGCTCAGTTCAGTCAAATTGTTCAAGCTTGAAGGGAAATCGCCGGAGAAATTGTTGTGAGACAAATCCAGGTTCTGCAAGCAGATGGCGTTCCCGAGTTCTGAAGGAATTTTACCAGAGAACCCATTGTGAGAAACGTCTAGGACCGTGAGCGGCATATTTGCAATCTCAGGTGGGAGCTCTCCAGAAAAATTGTTGAATCCAATATGAACGAGAGTAAAATTGTGTAACTTGCCGATTTCTGGGGGTAGCTTTCCCGAGAACTGGTTTCCGGTAAGCTGGAGATAACCGGTGATTTGTAGAGTTCTGACCATTGAACCAGTGGCACAGACTGGGAAGATTGGATACCCTTTGAGTAACGAATCCCAAATCCTTCTGCAACTCTTCCTAGTAAGCAGAGAATACACAAAATTGAAAGGTGGGTAGTTCGTTGGTATCCACCGCTTCATTGTCAAACACTCGCCGGAACCGGCAGGGACTCGACTGCCATGTCGATTCGACTCAAATGTTGGGGTAGGATTTTGGGCAATATTCGATATCTCAGCAGGAATTGTTCCTGATAATGTATTGTTTGCGAGGTTTAACCATAATAGACTGCTGCAGTTCCCAATGTCATGAGGTATCTCCCCTGTAAGCGAATTATTTGCAAGCATTAACCATAACAGAGAACTCAGTTTTCCAATCGTCGGAGGTATATTTCCGATCAATCTATTGTAGGAGATATCGAGTGCTTGGATGGCAGAGAAGTTCCCAAATTCTTGTGGAATGCAACCATTGAATTGATTGTAGGCGAGGAACAAGTACTTCAAACGCGGCATTTCCGAGAGTTCAACTGGTAATGAACCGGTGAAGTTGTTGATGCTGAGGTCTAATCGAAGGAGATTCGGCAACTTGAAGATCCCTGAAGTAGTTAATCCTCCTGTATAGTAATTCCCATGTAATACAAGATACTGCAATTGTTGGAATTTCCCGAAGATTTCCTGAACATCTCCACCAAAACTGTTCCAACTGTAATCCAGAAATGCTAATTGAGTCAAGTTCAGAAATGATTCTGGAATTTCTCTTGATAACCTGTTCTTCCCTAATAACAGGGTTACAAGATTAGGTAGCGAACCAATCTCCGAAGGAGTAGAACCGGTGAAATTGTTATCCCCCAGgtttagaaaatacaaatttTTGCAATTCGAAACCTCTTTTGGAATTGATCCGTTGAAGTAATTTTCTGAAAAATCCAGAAGTTCCAGAGTACAATTCTCAGTGAAGATGGACGGAGATATTTCTCCGGCTAGTTTGTTCTCCGCCACCGAAAACTCTCGTAACCTTTGAAACCCCGACCATATCTGACCACTGAAATTGTTGGCACTGAGGTCAAGATGTTGCAACTTCCAGCATTCATTAAAGCAATCATCAATCGTGCCGGTGAAATTGTTTAACGATATGTTTAGAGTAACCAAATTGTTGCAGAGCGCCGGGAAATTCAATCGAATTCCACCGTGAAATCGATTAACAGTGAGATCAAGTGTATATAAGTTGATTAATCCAGTGAGGTTGAGCTCTCCTTCGAGGATAttatgagagagattgagatatCTAAGATTCTTACATCGGTTAAAATCATCAGGTATGGGTCCTTCAATCGTGTTCTTGGAAAGATCCAGTTCTGAAAGCTCAGTTACACAAGAGAAATTTCCAAACATCTTGCCTGAGATATTGTAGTCGGAAAGATTGATTCTGGTGACCCGTTCATTGACACTGCAAAAGATTCCAGGCCAATCGCAAGGAGAAGAATTGTTGTTCCATTCCATGTATCGACCTCTGTTGAATGGATTGTTAGCTTTAAGAAATGTCTTCAGTTCCAGCAAGACTTCTTTATCACTCTGTAAAGAGCTTGCTCCTACTATCTGACCTGGacgagaaggaagaaaaaaaaaacactttaaacAGGAAAGTTTCTAAATTTCCCTGCTCTAACAAGGAATTCAGCAACAAAAACTGACAAATGGAGGAAGCATCAGTGAATTAAACAAGAAAGTTTCTAAATTTTCTAAGACGAAAGCATGGAAATCTTCAAGAATTTAAAGTATCCGAACAAAACACTAATCATTAAACGAAGAAGGCTTGAAAATTCAGTACCTGCGAGCAGTAACAAGGACAATACTAACAAACACCAGTGCGAATCAG encodes:
- the LOC122671088 gene encoding probable LRR receptor-like serine/threonine-protein kinase At1g74360, with the protein product MSEEDADSHWCLLVLSLLLLAGQIVGASSLQSDKEVLLELKTFLKANNPFNRGRYMEWNNNSSPCDWPGIFCSVNERVTRINLSDYNISGKMFGNFSCVTELSELDLSKNTIEGPIPDDFNRCKNLRYLNLSHNILEGELNLTGLINLYTLDLTVNRFHGGIRLNFPALCNNLVTLNISLNNFTGTIDDCFNECWKLQHLDLSANNFSGQIWSGFQRLREFSVAENKLAGEISPSIFTENCTLELLDFSENYFNGSIPKEVSNCKNLYFLNLGDNNFTGSTPSEIGSLPNLVTLLLGKNRLSREIPESFLNLTQLAFLDYSWNSFGGDVQEIFGKFQQLQYLVLHGNYYTGGLTTSGIFKLPNLLRLDLSINNFTGSLPVELSEMPRLKYLFLAYNQFNGCIPQEFGNFSAIQALDISYNRLIGNIPPTIGKLSSLLWLMLANNSLTGEIPHDIGNCSSLLWLNLANNTLSGTIPAEISNIAQNPTPTFESNRHGSRVPAGSGECLTMKRWIPTNYPPFNFVYSLLTRKSCRRIWDSLLKGYPIFPVCATGSMVRTLQITGYLQLTGNQFSGKLPPEIGKLHNFTLVHIGFNNFSGELPPEIANMPLTVLDVSHNGFSGKIPSELGNAICLQNLDLSHNNFSGDFPSSLNNLTELSKFNVSYNPLITGVVPSTGQLATFEEDSFLGDPLLNLPNFMNHSNRNSPPPSIRKPKENRKKTRMIAFLVFLVLTSSFLVGGVMSIIFCIVFKTPADPPLASLSEDSKECHMVISSGGLSSEITDYVKVIHLDKTAFTYADVKTATGNFSAETIIGTGGFGTVYRGVLPDGRDVAVKKLQREGFEGEKEFKAEMEVLSCSGIGWPHPNLVTLYGWCLHGKEKLLVYEYMEGGSLEVLLPDRTKLTWQMRLEVATDVARALVYLHHECFPAIVHRDVKASNVLLDKGGRARVTDFGLARVVDAGESHVSTMVAGTVGYVAPEYGHTWHATTKGDVYSFGVLAMELATGRRALDGGEECLVEWARRVIGDGRHRHGLGWAVVPVVLLGSGLAEGAEEMCELLRVGLRCTAEAPRARPNMKEVLGMLVKVAKKESDYGNESASPSKNVKVQTLKLSIDS